A genome region from Marasmius oreades isolate 03SP1 chromosome 5, whole genome shotgun sequence includes the following:
- a CDS encoding uncharacterized protein (BUSCO:EOG09265RGI): protein MSSPTPQSLPNVFETNPYEDHSSLSPTEAAVLWEYAKLAENVKQLTLKARNLTEEPDEMLVARLRSLEKKMGLVFTLFKASVWGVINEQPVESSYGYNDSGSGDFVGEETVRQ, encoded by the exons ATGTCAAGCCCCACCCCTCAATCCCTTCCCAATGTATTTGAAACCAATCCGTACGAAGATCATTCAAGTCTCTCTCCAACCGAGGCTGCTGTTTTGTGGGAATACGCGAAGCTCGCCGAGAATGTTAAGCAG TTAACCTTAAAGGCGCGAAATCTTACAGAAGAGCCCGATGAGATGCTCGTAGCTCGACTGAGATCATTGGAGAAGAAAATGGGATTGGTCTTTACACTC TTCAAAGCATCCGTGTGGGGTGTAATCAATGAACAGCCAGTAGAATCGTCCTATGGTTACAATGATTCCGGTTCAGGCGATTTTGTGGGAGAGGAAACAGTTAGACAATAG